The proteins below come from a single Rhodococcus sp. WMMA185 genomic window:
- a CDS encoding alpha/beta hydrolase: MTVAMSLSLPTPAGADPGPMRSIEATSAAYLDRIDKLDDRRWDVYVYSPSMDRVIPLQVIRPADTSVPRPTLYLLNGASGGEGDANWLDQTDVLSFFADKDANVVIPAEGISSYYTDWEHDDPVLGRNKWTTFLTRELPPVIDSSLGANGINAIAGLSMAATSVFDLAIHAPGLYRGVGSYSGCAQTSDPLGQAYVRTVVGVGGGDAQNMWGPYDGPGWREHDPLLNAEKLRGISLYIATGNGLPGPYEDPARPDTPQGIWWLNQAVVGGAIEAATDVCTHNFANRLQELNIPATFDFRDVGTHSWGYWQDDLHNSWPQLSASLGL; encoded by the coding sequence ATGACCGTCGCGATGAGCCTGTCTCTGCCGACCCCTGCTGGCGCCGACCCTGGTCCGATGCGATCGATCGAAGCGACATCGGCCGCGTATCTCGATCGCATCGACAAGCTCGACGACCGTCGGTGGGACGTGTACGTGTACTCCCCGTCGATGGATCGTGTGATCCCGCTGCAGGTGATTCGTCCGGCCGACACCAGTGTGCCGAGGCCGACCCTGTATTTGCTCAATGGGGCCAGCGGGGGTGAGGGTGACGCGAACTGGCTGGACCAGACGGACGTCCTGAGTTTCTTCGCGGACAAGGACGCGAATGTAGTGATTCCTGCTGAGGGAATATCCAGTTACTACACAGACTGGGAGCACGACGACCCGGTACTCGGGCGAAACAAGTGGACGACGTTTCTTACCCGTGAACTCCCTCCGGTGATCGATTCCTCGCTCGGTGCCAACGGGATCAATGCGATCGCCGGTCTGTCGATGGCGGCCACGTCCGTGTTCGACTTGGCGATCCATGCACCCGGTCTGTACCGAGGTGTCGGTTCCTATAGCGGATGCGCACAGACCAGCGACCCTCTCGGACAGGCCTATGTCCGGACAGTTGTGGGGGTCGGCGGCGGGGATGCGCAGAATATGTGGGGGCCCTATGACGGACCAGGCTGGCGTGAGCACGATCCACTCCTCAACGCCGAGAAGTTGCGTGGGATTTCTCTTTATATCGCGACCGGCAATGGGCTCCCCGGGCCGTACGAGGATCCGGCTCGCCCGGACACCCCACAGGGGATTTGGTGGCTGAATCAGGCCGTAGTCGGTGGCGCTATCGAGGCTGCTACCGACGTCTGCACCCACAACTTTGCAAATCGATTGCAGGAGTTGAACATTCCGGCGACTTTCGATTTTCGGGACGTTGGCACGCATTCGTGGGGATACTGGCAGGACGACCTGCACAACTCTTGGCCCCAGCTGTCGGCGTCACTCGGGCTTTGA
- a CDS encoding TetR/AcrR family transcriptional regulator — protein MATARPARKSGSPGRPGYDLESLLSVAVAVFNDRGYDGTSMEVLAQRLGITKSSIYHHVSGKSELLELALSRALDALFAVTTEEKATSGRYIDRLEYLVRRSVEVLAAELPYVTLLLRVHGNTTVERRALARRREFDAFVSDLVVAAANEGDLRPGIDPALTSRLVFGTVNSLIEWYRPRTGGSVSDLADAVVQLLFDGLRRT, from the coding sequence ATGGCCACGGCACGCCCTGCCCGAAAGAGCGGCTCTCCCGGGCGCCCGGGCTATGACCTCGAATCGCTGCTCTCTGTGGCCGTAGCCGTTTTCAACGATAGGGGCTACGACGGCACCAGCATGGAGGTGCTCGCCCAACGCCTGGGCATAACGAAGTCGTCTATCTATCACCACGTGTCCGGTAAGTCGGAACTCCTCGAACTGGCTCTGTCTCGCGCGCTCGATGCGCTCTTCGCCGTTACCACCGAAGAGAAGGCCACCAGCGGCCGGTATATCGACCGGCTCGAATATCTCGTCCGTCGCAGCGTCGAGGTTCTCGCCGCCGAACTCCCTTACGTCACGCTGCTACTGCGTGTCCACGGGAACACCACGGTCGAACGCCGCGCTCTCGCCCGCCGCCGAGAGTTCGACGCCTTCGTCAGCGACCTCGTCGTCGCGGCAGCGAACGAGGGAGACCTGCGGCCTGGAATCGATCCAGCGCTCACCAGCCGCCTCGTGTTCGGCACGGTCAACTCGCTGATCGAGTGGTACCGCCCGCGCACGGGCGGCTCGGTGTCCGATCTGGCTGACGCGGTGGTTCAACTCCTGTTCGACGGACTCCGGCGCACCTGA
- a CDS encoding SAM-dependent methyltransferase: MARTDDDTWDIATTMGATAVMTAMARADETNSANPLIRDQFAEPLVATPQLAHVCEQVSSMWADAGEADRQQVVDHLAVRTHFFDAFFTEAAEAGIGQHVILASGLDSRPYRLNWPAGTVVYDNDVPAVLEYKAATLRAYGAEPTATLREVGVDLRHDWPAALLQAGFDPTRATAWLAEGLLPFLRGTAQEAMFANMHRLSADGSRVAVEVLHIDDQRRREVEQQWHKERLAREQRGEDVSFDHPFRLWYGDEGRPDCVQWFDLHGWTAQSVDSRQEAQRLGRTIAPPSSDQPFFGSFNTSFVTAELPANP; encoded by the coding sequence ATGGCACGCACAGACGACGACACTTGGGACATAGCCACCACCATGGGCGCTACCGCTGTGATGACGGCGATGGCTCGCGCCGACGAAACCAACAGTGCCAACCCACTGATCCGCGACCAGTTCGCCGAGCCGCTGGTGGCAACTCCACAGCTCGCGCACGTGTGCGAGCAGGTGTCATCTATGTGGGCTGATGCCGGTGAAGCCGACCGCCAGCAGGTAGTCGACCATCTAGCGGTGAGAACACACTTTTTCGATGCGTTTTTCACCGAAGCCGCCGAGGCGGGCATCGGCCAGCATGTCATCTTGGCTTCTGGTCTTGATTCGCGTCCCTACCGCCTGAACTGGCCCGCCGGAACCGTGGTCTACGACAACGACGTGCCCGCGGTGCTGGAGTACAAGGCCGCCACCCTACGCGCCTATGGCGCCGAACCGACCGCGACTCTGCGCGAAGTGGGTGTGGACCTGCGCCACGACTGGCCCGCGGCGCTGCTCCAAGCAGGATTTGACCCCACCCGGGCCACGGCATGGCTTGCAGAAGGGCTACTGCCATTCTTGCGGGGCACCGCCCAAGAGGCGATGTTCGCCAACATGCATCGACTGAGTGCGGATGGCAGTCGGGTGGCGGTCGAGGTGTTGCATATTGATGACCAGCGGCGCCGTGAGGTCGAACAGCAATGGCACAAGGAACGTCTCGCGCGCGAACAGCGTGGTGAAGACGTGTCCTTCGATCATCCATTCCGGCTCTGGTACGGCGATGAGGGCCGCCCCGACTGCGTCCAGTGGTTCGACTTGCATGGCTGGACGGCGCAATCCGTCGACAGCCGCCAGGAGGCACAGCGGCTGGGCCGAACCATCGCGCCACCCAGCAGTGACCAGCCGTTCTTCGGTTCCTTCAACACTTCATTCGTCACTGCCGAATTGCCGGCAAACCCTTGA
- a CDS encoding LysR family transcriptional regulator: protein MDLFLSNATAAVVPLLAAFDVAAREGHITRAADQLGVPQSSLSRRLKALEQTIGVSLFQPAGRGVALTPAGRELHERTRDLVRNLDDAISTVRSHADPDSGFVRFGFPLTLGPVSIPSLLAEFHRSAPRIRLRLVQAHGEALAQMVRDGRLDLAVMIPPPDDLPVTVLGRQRLLLHVATTHRLGDRSQVDLAELSREQFIASPASYHIRQYLESCCAEAGFTPQVAFEISEFETIRVLVRHGLGVALLPAAETAATDLVTIPVSGIADRTIGLAAGNHRLSPTATRLHRHITTHADRFIATTASRQNPPAQNQSLS, encoded by the coding sequence ATGGATTTGTTCCTGTCCAACGCGACTGCGGCCGTGGTGCCGCTGCTGGCGGCATTCGACGTTGCAGCCAGGGAGGGCCACATCACTCGCGCTGCGGACCAACTCGGCGTGCCGCAGTCGTCGTTGAGTCGCCGTCTCAAGGCGCTCGAACAGACGATCGGCGTATCTCTCTTCCAGCCTGCCGGTCGCGGTGTCGCACTGACGCCTGCCGGACGGGAACTCCACGAACGCACCCGCGACCTGGTTCGCAATCTTGACGATGCGATCAGCACGGTCCGCAGCCACGCCGATCCCGACAGCGGATTCGTGCGCTTCGGATTCCCTCTGACCTTGGGTCCCGTGAGCATCCCGTCACTGCTGGCCGAGTTTCATCGTTCGGCACCACGGATCCGGCTACGCCTCGTTCAGGCCCACGGTGAAGCGCTCGCGCAGATGGTCCGTGACGGCCGGCTCGACCTTGCGGTGATGATCCCACCACCAGACGATCTACCCGTCACTGTCCTCGGCCGCCAACGGCTTCTATTGCATGTGGCCACAACTCATCGACTAGGCGATCGCAGCCAGGTCGACCTCGCCGAGCTGTCTCGGGAACAGTTCATCGCGAGCCCAGCGTCGTATCACATACGGCAGTATCTCGAATCATGCTGCGCCGAGGCCGGGTTCACCCCTCAGGTAGCGTTCGAGATCAGCGAGTTCGAGACAATCAGAGTCCTCGTCAGACACGGTCTTGGAGTCGCCCTTCTACCCGCCGCAGAGACCGCGGCCACTGACCTGGTGACCATCCCGGTGTCCGGCATCGCCGACAGAACCATCGGCCTCGCGGCAGGAAACCACCGCTTGTCTCCGACTGCCACCCGCCTGCACCGCCACATCACCACACACGCAGACAGATTCATTGCGACAACTGCCTCGCGGCAGAACCCACCGGCCCAAAACCAGTCACTATCTTGA
- the mqo gene encoding malate dehydrogenase (quinone): MKERELIGESVDTGPEFDVVLIGGGIMSATLGALLSRLQPDWSVVLLERLDRAAGESSAPWNNAGTGHAGLCELNYMPDPGDSTKAEQIGRQFQLSRQFWASLVESGDLPAPATFVNSTPHMNVVFGARDVAYLRKRFDTLRLSPMFSAMKYSEDREMIRRWVPLMMEGRADTEPVAATRYDAGTDVEFGILTSDLVKMMETRGARVRTRHEVTGLRRGPDGLWTVTGRNYGESGHFSLRSRFVFVGAGGYALKLLQKARIPEVRGYAVFPIGAQFLRADQRDLVVRHDAKVYSQAAVGAPPMSVPHLDKRVIDGAGSLMFGPYATFSTRLLKHGKLSDLFTTVRLHNIAPLVAVGIQNLPLVRYLVSQLLTSRSRKLRQLKRFLPTADDTDWTLITAGQRAQLIKPHPRKIGTLTFGTEVVTSAGGTIAGLLGASPGASIAPAAMLDLLDTCFPDRMRQWRPTLRQMMPGIDRPVDADQATVDANLDRTGRILGVA, encoded by the coding sequence GTGAAGGAACGTGAATTGATCGGTGAGTCAGTCGATACCGGCCCGGAGTTCGATGTCGTCCTGATCGGCGGGGGCATCATGTCGGCGACGCTGGGCGCATTGCTCTCCAGGCTGCAGCCCGATTGGTCGGTGGTGCTCCTCGAACGCCTCGATCGCGCTGCGGGAGAGAGTTCGGCACCCTGGAACAACGCTGGCACCGGCCATGCCGGCCTGTGCGAGCTCAACTACATGCCCGATCCGGGCGACTCGACCAAAGCAGAGCAGATCGGGCGTCAGTTCCAGCTCTCGAGGCAGTTCTGGGCGTCGCTCGTCGAGTCCGGTGATCTGCCCGCCCCTGCCACATTCGTGAATTCGACACCGCACATGAACGTGGTATTCGGTGCGCGTGATGTGGCATACCTGCGGAAACGATTCGATACGCTTCGCCTGTCCCCTATGTTCTCGGCGATGAAGTACAGCGAGGATCGGGAGATGATTCGCCGGTGGGTACCTCTCATGATGGAGGGCCGAGCCGACACCGAACCCGTTGCGGCGACCCGCTATGACGCGGGCACGGATGTCGAATTCGGCATCCTCACGAGCGACCTCGTCAAGATGATGGAAACCCGCGGTGCACGAGTGCGCACACGTCACGAGGTGACGGGTCTGCGCCGCGGTCCAGACGGATTGTGGACCGTGACAGGCCGAAACTACGGCGAGAGTGGCCACTTCTCCCTCCGATCTCGCTTCGTGTTCGTCGGAGCCGGTGGCTACGCCCTCAAGCTCCTACAGAAGGCCCGAATTCCGGAGGTCCGTGGCTACGCAGTGTTCCCGATCGGTGCCCAGTTCCTACGCGCTGACCAGCGTGACCTCGTGGTGCGTCACGATGCGAAGGTCTACAGCCAAGCCGCTGTCGGCGCTCCACCGATGTCTGTGCCGCACCTCGACAAGCGCGTGATCGACGGCGCGGGTTCGCTGATGTTCGGTCCCTACGCGACCTTCAGCACGCGACTGCTCAAACACGGGAAACTATCCGACCTCTTCACCACGGTCAGGCTGCACAACATTGCACCCCTCGTTGCGGTCGGCATACAGAATCTGCCCTTGGTGCGTTACCTCGTCAGCCAACTTCTGACATCGCGCAGCCGAAAACTACGCCAGCTGAAACGCTTCCTTCCCACCGCAGACGACACCGACTGGACCCTGATCACTGCGGGCCAGCGAGCCCAGCTGATCAAGCCACACCCCCGCAAGATCGGCACTTTGACGTTCGGGACGGAGGTTGTCACCAGCGCCGGCGGAACCATCGCTGGACTGCTCGGTGCGTCGCCGGGCGCCTCGATCGCCCCTGCCGCGATGCTCGATCTCCTCGACACCTGCTTCCCCGACCGGATGCGGCAATGGAGGCCAACACTGCGGCAGATGATGCCTGGCATCGATAGGCCAGTCGATGCCGATCAAGCCACCGTAGACGCCAACCTCGATCGCACCGGCCGCATCCTTGGCGTTGCATGA
- a CDS encoding serine hydrolase domain-containing protein, whose translation MTELGGHCDSRFAALQDALKRNIDSGADLGASIAVTLDGEPVVDMWGGWSDAGRTTEWGRDTITSVFSCTKTVTALAALVLVDRGLLDVYAPVARYWPEFAARGKERVEVRHLLSHTSGVPGWDQPISSEDLYDVEESTKRLAAQAPWWEPGTASGYHAQSYGHLIGELIRRIDGRMLGRFVAEEITGPLGADFHIGLNPSEFGRVSDVVPPPSPIDRTASDTDSVSFRALNGPTPDATDSWSREFRTSENGAGSGQGNARSLARIHSVVACGGEVDGVRLLSPDTTALIFEEQSNGVDLVLEKQIRFGIGYGLPTPVSVPFVPEGRICFWGGWGGSEIVIDTERRMTMSYVMNRMGSALMGSSRTAQYVSAAFDALE comes from the coding sequence ATGACCGAACTCGGAGGCCACTGCGACAGCCGCTTCGCGGCGTTACAGGACGCGTTGAAGCGCAATATCGATTCGGGCGCGGATCTCGGCGCCTCTATCGCCGTCACCTTGGACGGAGAGCCTGTAGTCGACATGTGGGGTGGGTGGTCGGATGCGGGCCGTACCACCGAGTGGGGACGAGACACCATTACCTCTGTGTTCTCGTGCACCAAGACGGTGACCGCACTGGCGGCACTGGTGCTCGTCGACCGTGGACTGTTGGACGTGTATGCGCCTGTCGCGCGGTACTGGCCGGAATTCGCTGCTCGAGGCAAGGAACGCGTGGAGGTCAGGCATCTCCTCTCGCACACCTCGGGGGTCCCGGGCTGGGATCAGCCGATCTCGAGCGAAGATCTCTACGACGTTGAGGAGTCGACGAAACGGCTTGCCGCGCAAGCTCCGTGGTGGGAACCTGGGACTGCATCCGGGTACCACGCGCAGAGCTACGGACATTTGATCGGCGAGTTGATCCGTCGCATCGACGGCCGCATGCTCGGGCGTTTCGTCGCCGAAGAGATAACCGGACCGTTGGGCGCCGATTTCCATATCGGATTGAACCCCTCCGAGTTCGGTCGGGTGTCGGACGTCGTCCCGCCGCCTTCTCCGATCGACCGGACCGCCTCAGATACCGACAGCGTCTCCTTCAGGGCGCTCAATGGTCCGACCCCCGACGCCACAGACTCTTGGTCCAGGGAGTTCAGGACCAGCGAAAACGGTGCAGGTTCGGGTCAGGGTAATGCGCGATCACTCGCACGCATCCACTCCGTGGTCGCGTGCGGCGGTGAAGTCGACGGCGTCCGCCTGTTGTCTCCCGACACGACCGCGCTCATCTTCGAAGAGCAGTCGAACGGTGTCGACCTCGTTCTGGAGAAGCAGATCCGATTCGGAATCGGATACGGGCTGCCAACGCCAGTGTCGGTGCCGTTCGTCCCGGAAGGACGGATCTGTTTCTGGGGCGGTTGGGGTGGCTCCGAGATCGTCATCGACACCGAACGTCGCATGACCATGTCATACGTGATGAACCGGATGGGTTCAGCGCTCATGGGTTCCAGCCGCACAGCCCAGTACGTGTCGGCGGCGTTCGACGCGCTCGAATGA
- a CDS encoding S-(hydroxymethyl)mycothiol dehydrogenase produces MPQQVRGVIARSKGAPVEIATINIPDPGLGEVIVDIAACGVCHTDLTYRDGGINDEFPFLLGHEAAGTVERVGEGVDTVEVGDFVVLNWRAVCGRCRACKRGRPQYCFDTFNATQKMTLEDGTELTPALGIGAFADKTLVHAGQCTKVNPSADPAVVGLLGCGVMAGLGAAVNTGNVSRGDSVAVIGCGGVGDAAIMGARLAGASKIIAIDRDDKKLDWAKDLGATHTINGSTVDVVEAVQELTGGFGADVVVDAVGRPETWKQAFYARDLAGTVVLVGVPTPDMTLEMPLVDFFSRGGALKSSWYGDCLPERDFPMLVDLYEQGRLPLEKFVSERIGIDEVEEAFGTMHAGEVLRSVVVL; encoded by the coding sequence ATGCCGCAACAGGTGCGAGGCGTCATCGCTCGCTCGAAGGGCGCCCCTGTCGAGATCGCGACCATCAACATCCCCGACCCCGGACTCGGCGAAGTGATCGTCGACATCGCCGCTTGCGGGGTCTGCCACACCGACCTCACCTACCGTGACGGCGGCATCAACGACGAGTTTCCTTTCCTGCTCGGTCACGAGGCAGCAGGCACTGTGGAGAGAGTCGGCGAGGGTGTCGATACCGTCGAGGTCGGCGATTTCGTCGTTCTGAACTGGCGCGCCGTGTGCGGTCGGTGCCGGGCGTGCAAGCGCGGCCGCCCGCAATACTGTTTCGACACGTTCAACGCGACGCAGAAGATGACACTCGAGGACGGCACCGAGCTCACCCCCGCGCTGGGGATCGGCGCGTTCGCCGACAAGACTCTCGTCCATGCAGGGCAATGCACCAAGGTGAATCCGTCGGCCGATCCGGCCGTGGTCGGATTGCTGGGTTGCGGCGTCATGGCCGGCCTAGGTGCGGCAGTGAACACCGGAAACGTCAGCCGCGGCGACAGCGTTGCCGTCATCGGGTGCGGTGGTGTCGGTGACGCCGCGATCATGGGCGCGCGTCTCGCCGGTGCGTCCAAGATTATTGCGATCGATCGGGACGACAAGAAACTCGACTGGGCGAAGGACCTCGGGGCCACTCACACGATCAACGGTTCCACGGTCGATGTCGTCGAGGCGGTTCAGGAACTGACCGGAGGATTCGGTGCGGACGTGGTGGTCGACGCCGTCGGCCGTCCAGAAACCTGGAAGCAGGCGTTCTATGCCCGCGATCTCGCCGGGACCGTCGTGCTCGTGGGCGTTCCGACTCCGGACATGACTCTCGAGATGCCGCTGGTCGACTTCTTCTCGCGCGGCGGCGCATTGAAGTCGTCGTGGTACGGCGACTGTCTGCCCGAACGAGACTTCCCGATGCTCGTCGACCTGTACGAGCAGGGACGGTTGCCGTTGGAGAAGTTCGTCAGTGAGCGCATCGGTATCGACGAGGTCGAAGAAGCGTTCGGCACGATGCATGCCGGTGAGGTCCTGCGCTCGGTGGTCGTCCTGTGA
- a CDS encoding MBL fold metallo-hydrolase, with the protein MSGRFRIENVVTEGTFTLDGGTWNVDNNIWLIGDDSEVVIVDAAHDASPIIDAVGDRHVNAIVCTHGHNDHVTVAPELAARLDAPMFLHPGDDVLWNMTHPGEQYRQLEDEQRIAVAGTEIQVIHTPGHSPGSSCLYLPEAGALFSGDTLFSGGPGATGRSYSDFPTIIGSIRDRLFVLPEATFVHTGHGGGTTIGTEAPHLEEWLRG; encoded by the coding sequence GTGAGCGGCAGATTTCGTATCGAGAATGTCGTCACAGAGGGAACATTCACCCTCGACGGTGGAACCTGGAACGTCGACAACAATATCTGGCTGATCGGTGACGACAGTGAGGTCGTGATCGTCGATGCGGCACACGATGCATCGCCGATCATCGATGCGGTCGGCGACCGCCACGTCAATGCCATCGTCTGTACGCACGGCCACAACGATCACGTCACGGTCGCTCCGGAACTGGCTGCTCGACTGGACGCACCGATGTTCCTGCATCCCGGCGACGATGTGCTGTGGAATATGACGCACCCAGGCGAGCAGTACCGGCAACTCGAAGACGAGCAGCGTATCGCTGTTGCCGGCACCGAGATCCAGGTGATACACACGCCCGGTCACTCACCGGGGTCGTCGTGTCTCTACTTGCCGGAGGCGGGAGCGCTGTTCTCCGGAGACACCTTGTTCTCCGGCGGCCCGGGCGCGACGGGCCGGTCCTATTCGGATTTTCCGACGATTATCGGGTCGATCCGAGATCGACTGTTCGTCCTGCCCGAAGCGACTTTCGTTCACACCGGGCACGGCGGTGGGACCACAATCGGCACCGAAGCTCCGCATCTCGAGGAGTGGCTACGCGGGTAA